One stretch of Cohnella algarum DNA includes these proteins:
- a CDS encoding ABC transporter ATP-binding protein: MMLDVTADGLSLRYGDFEALSDISFHLKGGKIYGLLGRNGAGKTSLLSLLASFCEHTAGSIRIGGEPPFENPRVMRQVAFVFVESHANESEKVKGMVEAARRYRPNFDFEYAMELVKKFKLPADKPVRQLSRGMQSALNAAIGLATRSPLTILDEPYTGMDAPTRELFYRELLNDQERHPRTMILSTHLVSEMDYLFDEVIVLHRGKLLLHEDYESVIGKGASVTGPAHAVDEFVQGMTKLNSQQLGDTKCVTVYGDIPEEARFAARRKQLDIGPVSLQDLFIHLTSEDE, translated from the coding sequence ATGATGCTGGATGTGACGGCAGACGGATTGAGCCTTCGCTACGGCGATTTCGAAGCGTTGAGCGACATTTCCTTCCATTTGAAGGGCGGCAAAATATACGGGCTGCTTGGCCGGAACGGCGCCGGAAAAACGTCGCTGCTTTCCCTGCTCGCTTCGTTCTGCGAGCATACCGCGGGATCGATCCGGATCGGCGGCGAGCCTCCGTTCGAAAACCCGCGCGTCATGCGCCAGGTCGCGTTCGTGTTCGTGGAAAGCCACGCCAACGAATCCGAAAAGGTGAAAGGCATGGTCGAGGCCGCCCGGCGGTATCGCCCGAATTTCGATTTCGAGTACGCGATGGAGCTGGTCAAGAAGTTCAAGCTTCCGGCGGATAAGCCGGTCCGCCAGCTTTCCCGCGGGATGCAGTCCGCGCTGAACGCCGCGATCGGCCTCGCGACCCGCTCGCCGCTGACGATTCTGGACGAACCCTATACGGGCATGGACGCGCCGACGAGGGAGCTTTTTTACCGGGAATTGCTGAACGATCAGGAGAGGCATCCCCGAACGATGATTTTATCGACGCACCTCGTCTCCGAAATGGATTATCTGTTCGACGAAGTGATCGTTCTTCATCGGGGAAAGCTTCTTCTGCACGAGGACTACGAGAGCGTCATCGGCAAAGGCGCGTCCGTGACCGGGCCGGCCCATGCGGTGGACGAATTCGTCCAAGGCATGACGAAGCTCAACTCCCAGCAGCTCGGCGATACGAAGTGCGTCACGGTGTACGGCGACATCCCCGAGGAAGCCCGGTTCGCCGCCAGACGGAAGCAGCTGGACATCGGCCCGGTGTCGCTGCAGGATTTATTCATTCATTTGACAAGCGAGGACGAGTGA
- a CDS encoding GntR family transcriptional regulator produces MSMAFDNSKPIFMQIRDKIEDQIVNDQLKEQDQVPSTNQLVQFYKINHITVAKGINMLVDEGILFKKRGVGMFVAEGAKEIIMRKRRSAFVDEYVLPLVLEAEKLGISEAEIAALIKETKGRDQ; encoded by the coding sequence TTGAGCATGGCGTTCGACAACAGCAAACCGATATTTATGCAGATCCGTGACAAAATCGAAGATCAAATCGTAAACGATCAGCTGAAGGAACAGGATCAGGTGCCGTCGACGAACCAGTTGGTGCAGTTTTACAAGATCAACCACATCACCGTGGCCAAAGGGATCAATATGCTCGTCGACGAAGGCATTTTATTCAAAAAAAGAGGTGTAGGCATGTTTGTCGCGGAGGGAGCGAAAGAAATCATCATGAGAAAACGGAGATCGGCTTTTGTGGACGAATACGTTCTGCCCTTGGTGCTGGAGGCTGAAAAGCTGGGCATTTCCGAGGCGGAAATCGCCGCCCTGATCAAGGAAACGAAAGGACGGGATCAATGA